The Theileria orientalis strain Shintoku DNA, chromosome 2, complete genome genome has a window encoding:
- a CDS encoding ABC transporter encodes MESPSIYGHIPDKDRQEDGLGADLDYPFWESYLYDKTFFKDKNQDKKFRYYDLSNFLKFFFFDWVYRWSKCASTRFIESYKLHPLPVSDQILRWQPVFSKHVSDGLVRLELFKTPKSHTGNLGKTSAYRFVLLRAIFLTFWKRTLIGLMGIIITNIMSMSIAILVKKLLGILNDQTTSLAKTILLLFAIILFNLVDGLVVDNITFYLYRLIYIIQCCASITMFQHGLCHRRNFSNDVNGSNYLGVCNQVLHTCSPDSKCSQNPLFCQALRYQNKELNARIVTFQFSDCYYISMCLESLIYIVNFLTSFIHGIILMSLQFKIKLWILYFIGVPFVVVMVFVEALNSYFLSVAYVVKDFRISKSIEIVSSLPIIIKMAFDRIAMNIITECRNSELLFFLIRYFLTFLNTSLFVVFTNISFYILKKCFVKAVNEATVITQIDTAGFMSTFYILLQIIESMFLVPNSFRVISSSYVAYRRVGKYLKRCSPNFYISDNKYTGSVKASSNVVQVTDEVPNDAVVYYKDASFAWVCSSKDLLDYNYEPSLNNVNFQLKRGEIAIITGAQGSGKSNFIKSMLGEMTLVGGSMAVVPLHTSMPIFYASQDIWLHQGTIRSNITFGYRFDEQIYNTVLKAVELQSDISTWEKGDLRVVSDNAHTLSGGQRVRMEMARAIYAYLIFHQVNSDYNNGKCSFLMCLDSPFHGLDPFVSKTVFNNLFNIKTGVLIKDDLSVVLSSTRRYLHTCLEPSGLKGAPNFPIYRIKNESLKFFCYLHDFINNKVHTPEDFKYLSTNTGPYQLNLLTRDMLNLCSSGSTTRLGRREVTRTKYDKSFKSFVRDELSGVKFNPYFVYMKPALALFTLFIALTFIFTIMDNLKFVLSSNLSDFITNKIGEFNSGSFVDFEKVKSRCNTSLFIILIITTIIVVLAVISTILFSISCIVSSRKIHEYCINSIFKNSSSVIKIKKQVSQIITYLSCDIDFLDDDLPYDFYLSLVSFIQMLIDIVTLFYFIPFSIVFTTLAILLFHYTVFTYYLGSYKHIQLAYLECISHINTIFENAIHGSSICRGYKKESQQVDIIMESNEYFNRHYFLLYAIATWGSMLFNWIFSCNALLILVIPIFFNKYAKYRLKTGDYGLSLSLLVDVMKTYTTFSLRFARMAAFITSIQRFRYFIPPGEKVKFGKFFNAHEEFVAKPSGGDQNVLNESQLLKRRIFEFKCDDKKFKYFRKLLFNPKINIMNINNYLPPEHSGIELKNVCVYTEADHNSEGMILKNITASANRSEIIGMVGRTGSGKTTLLSVIQNIVENRTGQVLLDGKEINEVPKEVLAQVVGVLPQLPFVFKGWTIRRFLDPRKLFSDDEIIQALDLCGLLDFVNDLQGGKKLDTIISAEDISMSKKNVDVGKNHYPSESMKSDRSLTMECLKNYYINTDITLSNTQLRTLAFTRLVLYRQFYRIILVDEPPANNISDRPNIQDVDIGIPIYELLQKHFSHCTTFVAAHDDNALSMCTLVWVIHKGSIMMKYGIEDIKLNSYISTVIEHLDSL; translated from the coding sequence ATGGAATCACCCAGTATTTATGGTCATATTCCTGATAAGGACCGTCAGGAAGATGGCCTGGGTGCTGATCTTGATTATCCATTTTGGGAGAGTTACTTATATGACAAAACATTCTTTAAGGATAAAAATCAGGACAAAAAGTTCAGATATTACGACCTGAGTAATTTTCTGAAGTTTTTTTTCTTCGATTGGGTTTATAGATGGTCTAAGTGCGCATCGACTAGATTTATAGAATCATACAAGTTACACCCTTTGCCAGTTTCTGACCAGATACTTCGCTGGCAGCCAGTATTTTCGAAACATGTGAGTGACGGGTTAGTTAGACTGGAGTTGTTTAAAACACCGAAGTCCCATACCGGAAATTTGGGCAAAACCTCGGCATACAGGTTCGTCCTGTTGCGAGCTATATTCCTCACTTTTTGGAAAAGGACTTTGATTGGACTCATGGGCATAATAATTACGAATATTATGAGCATGAGTATAGCAATTCTGGTCAAAAAACTGCTTGGAATTCTAAACGACCAAACTACAAGCCTCGCTAAGACGATCTTACTATTGTTTGCCATTATATTGTTCAACCTCGTCGATGGACTGGTGGTGGATAATATAACGTTTTACTTATACAGACTGATATACATCATTCAATGTTGTGCCTCAATAACTATGTTTCAGCACGGGCTGTGCCACAGGCGCAACTTTTCAAACGACGTGAACGGTTCAAACTATCTTGGGGTTTGCAATCAGGTCCTACACACTTGTTCTCCTGATTCGAAGTGCTCCCAGAATCCTTTGTTCTGTCAGGCTCTGCGATACCAAAACAAGGAACTAAACGCTAGAATTGTCACCTTCCAGTTCAGCGACTGCTACTACATTTCCATGTGTTTGGAGTCCTTAATCTACATTGTCAACTTCCTGACCAGCTTCATTCACGgcataattttaatgtcGTTGCAATTTAAGATTAAACTGTGGATTTTGTATTTCATCGGAGTTCCCTTTGTTGTCGTAATGGTGTTTGTGGAGGCTTTGAACTCTTACTTCCTGAGCGTGGCGTACGTTGTTAAGGATTTTAGAATCAGCAAGAGTATTGAAATAGTCTCGTCGCTGCCCATTATCATTAAAATGGCTTTTGATCGTATTGCGATGAATATTATCACCGAATGCAGAAATAGTGAGCTTTTGTTCTTTTTAATAagatattttttaacatttttaaacacatcACTTTTCGTCGTTTTCACAAACATAtcattttacattttaaagaaATGTTTCGTAAAGGCTGTAAATGAAGCCACCGTTATCACACAAATCGACACTGCAGGATTCATGTCAACATTCTATATATTACTGCAAATCATCGAGTCGATGTTTCTAGTTCCAAACTCATTCAGGGTAATTTCAAGTTCATATGTAGCGTACCGAAGGGTGGGcaagtatttaaaaaggtgCTCCCCTAACTTTTACATTAGTGACAATAAGTACACTGGTTCAGTGAAAGCCTCTTCAAACGTAGTTCAGGTGACCGATGAAGTTCCGAATGACGctgttgtatattataaGGACGCCTCGTTTGCATGGGTTTGTTCGAGCAAGGACTTGTTGGATTACAACTACGAGCCTTCGCTCaacaatgttaattttcAACTGAAACGCGGCGAGATTGCCATAATTACTGGTGCTCAGGGTTCTGGTAAATCTAACTTCATAAAGTCAATGCTTGGTGAGATGACTCTGGTTGGTGGGTCAATGGCTGTTGTTCCATTGCACACATCAATGCCCATATTTTATGCTTCACAGGATATATGGTTACATCAGGGCACCATCAGATCAAACATCACATTTGGCTATCGCTTCGACGAACAGATATACAACACGGTGTTGAAGGCAGTTGAACTTCAGTCTGATATATCCACTTGGGAGAAGGGTGACCTCCGTGTCGTATCTGACAACGCCCACACTCTGAGTGGTGGTCAGCGTGTGAGAATGGAAATGGCTCGTGCCATATATGCCTATCTCATATTCCACCAGGTTAACTCTGACTACAACAACGGCAAGTGCTCATTCTTGATGTGCCTCGACTCACCCTTCCACGGTCTCGATCCTTTCGTCTCGAAAACTGTGTTCAACAATTTGTTTAACATCAAGACTGGAGTACTCATCAAGGACGATCTTTCTGTGGTCTTATCTTCTACTAGACGTTACCTCCACACTTGTCTCGAACCATCAGGTTTAAAAGGGGCTCCCAATTTTCCAATATATCGAATAAAGAACGAGTCTTTGAAATTCTTTTGTTATTTGCACGATTTCATTAATAACAAGGTTCACACCCCCGAAGACTTCAAGTACTTGTCGACGAACACTGGTCCTTATCAATTGAACCTTTTAACTCGTGACATGTTGAATTTGTGTTCATCTGGTTCTACTACTAGGCTTGGTCGCAGGGAGGTCACTAGAACTAAGTACGACAAATCGTTCAAGTCGTTTGTTAGGGATGAGTTATCTGGTGTCAAGTTCAATCCGTACTTCGTTTACATGAAACCCGCTTTAGCGTTGTTCACGCTCTTTATCGCTCTCACgttcatttttactattatGGATAATCTAAAATTTGTGCTGTCGTCTAACTTATCTGATTTTATCACTAATAAAATCGGTGAATTCAACAGTGGTTCTTTTGTTGACTTTGAAAAGGTTAAATCTCGGTGCAATACTTCATTGTTCATTATTCTGATTATCACCACGATAATCGTTGTTTTAGCAGTAATATCCACAATTCTGTTCTCAATATCCTGTATAGTATCATCTCGTAAAATTCACGAGTATTGCATCAATTCAATATTCAAAAACAGTTCATCtgtgattaaaataaagaaacaAGTCAGTCAAATTATCACGTATCTGTCTTGCGATATTGACTTTTTAGATGATGATCTTCCCTACGATTTCTACTTGTCGCTCGTCTCGTTTATTCAGATGTTGATTGACATTGTtactctattttatttcatacCGTTTTCCATTGTTTTCACTACGCTGGCGATACTTCTTTTTCACTACACTGTTTTCACATATTACTTGGGTTCTTACAAGCACATCCAATTAGCGTATCTGGAATGTATTTCACACATTAACACCATCTTTGAGAACGCCATACACGGTTCTTCCATTTGCAGAGGTTATAAAAAAGAGTCTCAACAAGTTGATATCATCATGGAATCCAACGAGTACTTTAACAGACATTACTTCCTCTTATATGCGATAGCAACCTGGGGGTCCATGCTTTTTAACTGGATATTTTCCTGTAATGCTTTGTTGATACTAGTGATTCCCATATTTTTCAATAAGTATGCTAAGTACAGGTTGAAAACAGGTGATTACGGGCTTTCCTTATCCTTATTGGTCGACGTTATGAAGACCTATACCACTTTTTCTCTCAGATTTGCAAGAATGGCCGCCTTTATCACCTCTATTCAAAGGTTCCGATACTTTATTCCTCCGGGTGAGAAAGTTAAGTTTGGTAAATTTTTCAATGCCCATGAAGAATTTGTAGCTAAACCTTCCGGTGGTGATCAGAACGTCTTAAATGAGAGCCAGTTGTTAAAAAGAAGGATTTTTGAGTTCAAATGCGACGACAAGAAGTTCAAATATTTCAGAAAGTTATTATTCAATCCCAAGATCAATAtcatgaatataaataattatctGCCTCCTGAACACTCTGGAATTGAACTAAAGAacgtgtgtgtgtatactgAAGCGGATCATAACTCGGAGGGTATGATATTGAAAAACATTACGGCGTCTGCTAATCGATCAGAAATTATTGGTATGGTTGGTAGAACAGGATCGGGTAAAACCACTTTATTGTCAGTCATACAGAATATAGTCGAAAATAGAACAGGTCAGGTGCTATTAGATGGGAAGGAAATCAATGAGGTTCCCAAAGAAGTGTTAGCTCAGGTTGTCGGTGTCCTTCCACAACTTCCCTTTGTGTTCAAAGGGTGGACCATCCGTAGGTTTCTGGACCCTAGAAAGTTGTTTAGTGATGACGAGATTATCCAGGCTCTAGATTTGTGTGGCCTTCTCGATTTCGTCAACGACCTACAGGGCGGGAAGAAGCTAGATACCATAATATCAGCTGAAGACATTTCGATGTCAAAAAAAAATGTTGATGTCGGAAAAAATCACTACCCATCAGAATCCATGAAGTCTGATCGATCACTTACAATGGAGTGCCTGAAAAATTACTACATCAACACCGACATTACTCTATCAAACACTCAGCTGAGGACGCTCGCGTTCACTCGACTAGTGTTGTACAGGCAGTTTTACAGAATAATTCTTGTTGATGAACCTCCCGCTAATAATATCAGTGACAGACCCAATATTCAGGATGTCGATATCGGCATCCCGATATACGAGTTGCTGCAGAAGCATTTCAGCCACTGTACCACCTTTGTTGCTGCACATGACGACAATGCCTTGAGTATGTGTACATTAGTTTGGGTAATACATAAAGGTTCTATTATGATGAAATATGGAATAGAAGacataaaattgaataGTTATATTTCCACTGTAATTGAACACTTAGATAGCCTTTAA